Within the Devosia lucknowensis genome, the region GCACAGGCAGGCCATGATCTGGCCGGACGAAGCCGGACCGAGCAGCGATCAGCCCTGACGGCCTGTCTCTCCGCTGCTTCCGACGTCCTGGCCGGCTACGGAGTGCGCCTTGGCGTCGAGCCGCTCAACACGCGGATCGATCACCCTGGCTATTTCCTGCCCTCGACCAGCGAGGCGCTCGACATTGTCGACGATGTCGACCGGCCCGAAATCGGCATCCTCTACGATCTCTACCATTCCCTCGTGATGGACGAGGTACCCCAGGACGTTCTGACTGGCCGCGTCGACCGCGTCATTCACGTGCACGTCGCAGATCATCCCGGCCGCCAGGACCCGGGCACGGGCGGGCTGGACCTGAAGACACCGCTCAAATGGCTGTTCGATCAGGGCTATGACGGTCGCGTGGGGCTGGAATACCGACCTGCAAAGGGCACGACCGCCGGACTGGCCGAAGTCCGCAACCGCCTCGCCTGACCACGCCCTTTCAAGCCGCTCCATGTCGCCCCGCGCATGCGGCGTGCCTGACGCGAATGATCCTCGGGGCGAGCCCGAGGACGGAATAGCGTTTGCTGCAGGTGATTGCCCCACCAGACAGGTCCGTTCCCCTGTCCGGTGAGGCCAGCGGGGCCGATCAATCGTCTTCGACGAACACTTCGGCGCGTTTCTTGCGGATGGCCGGGAGCACCGCGATGAGGACGGCGAGCAGGGCCAGGGCCAGGAGCGTCGCCGAGATCGGACGGGTGACGAAAATCGTCGGATCGCCGCGCGAGATGATCATGGCCCGCCGCAGGTGCTCTTCCAGCAATGGCCCGAGCACGAAACCGAGCAGCAGTGGCGCCGGCTCGCAGCCGAAGCGGATCAGCAGGTAGCCGACGATGCCGAAAAAGGCGATCGCGTAGATATCATAGATATTCTGGTTGATCGAGAATGTGCCGATACAGGCGAATAGCACGATGGCCGGAAACAGCACGCGATAGGGGATCGAGAGCATCTTCACCCACAGCCCAACTAGCGGCAGGTTGAGGATGACCAGCAGCAGGTTGCCGATCCACATGGAGGCGATGATGCCCCAGAACAGCGCGGGCTG harbors:
- a CDS encoding TIM barrel protein, coding for MMQLSACIEWLFADEAKSVDARIRLARQAGLDAVEFWRWSDKDLDAIEAALRETGVSLSGFVAEPMIPLTDPANKDAFLEGLKRSVDVAQRLGARILIAQAGHDLAGRSRTEQRSALTACLSAASDVLAGYGVRLGVEPLNTRIDHPGYFLPSTSEALDIVDDVDRPEIGILYDLYHSLVMDEVPQDVLTGRVDRVIHVHVADHPGRQDPGTGGLDLKTPLKWLFDQGYDGRVGLEYRPAKGTTAGLAEVRNRLA